The following proteins come from a genomic window of Synechococcus sp. BIOS-E4-1:
- a CDS encoding DUF3854 domain-containing protein yields MRKNFQGHRPHSTKQLRAELAIHHLIDQDDYVRGTITLGADEGWREALDRKARERIRAAKNNPDLRPNEVACEERSITRKTNHRFRETPPENWNIYSVGMTNKGVLLSGLHFAGQRKHPSIRTREKGEVRFDSTGTMVKVYLPPLTWEYAMHLLDHHGFICTREEYTPEMAWQFIFSNPAVPIWVEESALKAISATSHGQLAVGINGINSAGQKTRSDRLRVPLRELAKGGRRMIVRFDNGSNSERAAQRLAGQLKRAGADANWFTWLDPGKAKTDDYFAAKGKALVAGTFDRSTDQTDSFNPNEDEKGHYARLKGSWRTTTIDREFEPMDLVRAQKKSRVIALEGPTGTGKTKASVGAIALMEQALGRKVIVMGLYHRASLVHKGSSEFGVRDLSSPIGTFERERGALRDGLFCCCESIKKDSGEWDLLKWSHELEENLRPAVLFLDELTQAAFHLLLAGTDAMTKVRREAIKAIERLIRNPEVTVIAAEAGIGDIELEWLQALSGVQPHVINTTFRRRSELFCGDATADNIDKLQQLCGQTIDRGQQVWLSMGEAESLKKFSAPFPRSFLIHGENSKTLEVAELMSNTNSVAGQFSLVGYSPSVVSGISYEASTVGIAACVQQFAMGPQDAMQAVARARSAERRIMLSPVRTPKATTGTGRTSPEEVSRARFAAIDPTMQELYREHLSSVDPATVRYSVALEARVNYEAIHNDHVLACRLKDQGYTLRSFDELVSDNAVVIPKAQRDKQTKQDELSRRTQLIHEVMTGQKTIVQASSEANRETKEGTWVDLGAVDPSNAYEWLLRVRVHDLVAAGSFTVDSAEFRAMAAEVQSLDKHQARQLRDVLGGRVTIPGPDDDVPATFAKALLKVAGFTTQRQRFRVDGVRTYRFEVVALELSPFL; encoded by the coding sequence ATGCGCAAGAACTTTCAGGGTCACAGGCCCCACTCAACTAAGCAGCTCAGAGCCGAGCTAGCTATCCACCACCTGATCGATCAAGACGATTACGTCCGCGGGACCATCACCCTCGGTGCTGATGAAGGCTGGCGTGAAGCGCTCGACCGCAAGGCGCGGGAACGTATAAGAGCGGCCAAGAACAACCCTGACCTACGCCCTAACGAGGTCGCATGCGAGGAACGATCCATCACTCGCAAAACGAACCACAGGTTCCGAGAAACTCCGCCCGAGAACTGGAACATCTACAGCGTCGGGATGACAAACAAAGGCGTACTCCTGAGCGGCCTGCACTTTGCAGGTCAACGCAAGCACCCCAGCATCCGCACCCGAGAGAAGGGTGAAGTTCGTTTCGACAGCACCGGCACCATGGTGAAGGTCTACCTCCCGCCGCTGACGTGGGAGTACGCCATGCACCTGCTGGATCATCACGGGTTCATCTGCACTCGAGAGGAGTACACCCCGGAGATGGCATGGCAGTTCATCTTCAGCAACCCGGCGGTCCCCATCTGGGTCGAGGAATCGGCCCTCAAGGCGATTTCGGCGACCTCCCATGGTCAGCTCGCCGTCGGCATTAACGGCATCAACTCCGCAGGACAGAAGACCCGCTCAGATCGCCTACGTGTGCCCCTGCGGGAGCTCGCCAAGGGTGGCCGTCGGATGATTGTCAGGTTTGACAACGGCAGCAACTCAGAGCGCGCTGCGCAACGTCTGGCAGGGCAGCTAAAGCGAGCCGGAGCTGATGCCAACTGGTTCACCTGGCTCGATCCAGGGAAGGCCAAGACGGACGACTACTTCGCTGCGAAAGGGAAGGCGCTTGTCGCCGGGACTTTCGACCGCTCAACGGATCAAACCGACAGTTTCAATCCGAACGAGGACGAGAAGGGCCACTACGCGCGGCTCAAAGGCAGCTGGCGCACAACCACCATCGATCGCGAGTTCGAACCGATGGACCTGGTCAGGGCACAGAAGAAAAGCCGTGTGATCGCCCTTGAGGGACCCACAGGGACCGGGAAGACGAAGGCCTCAGTTGGTGCCATCGCCCTGATGGAGCAGGCCCTTGGGCGCAAGGTCATCGTGATGGGCCTGTATCACCGCGCGTCGCTGGTTCATAAAGGCTCTAGTGAGTTCGGTGTCAGGGATCTCAGCTCGCCCATCGGCACGTTTGAACGTGAACGGGGCGCACTAAGGGACGGTCTGTTCTGTTGCTGTGAATCCATCAAGAAGGACAGCGGCGAATGGGACCTCTTGAAGTGGAGTCATGAGCTGGAGGAGAACCTCAGGCCAGCCGTGCTGTTCCTTGATGAGCTCACCCAGGCGGCTTTCCACCTGTTGCTGGCCGGCACCGACGCCATGACGAAGGTGAGACGCGAGGCCATCAAGGCCATTGAACGGTTGATCCGCAACCCAGAGGTCACCGTCATCGCTGCTGAGGCTGGTATCGGCGACATCGAGCTGGAATGGCTGCAGGCGCTGTCTGGCGTGCAACCCCACGTCATCAATACGACCTTCCGCCGGCGGTCCGAGCTCTTCTGTGGCGACGCCACTGCCGACAACATCGACAAGCTCCAACAGCTGTGCGGACAGACCATCGATCGAGGTCAACAGGTCTGGCTCTCGATGGGAGAGGCCGAATCACTGAAGAAATTCAGTGCTCCTTTCCCTCGCAGCTTCCTGATCCATGGCGAGAACTCCAAGACACTGGAAGTCGCTGAGTTGATGTCCAACACCAATTCCGTCGCAGGTCAGTTCTCCCTGGTCGGATACAGCCCGTCCGTGGTGTCTGGCATCTCATACGAGGCCTCAACCGTTGGCATCGCTGCATGTGTGCAGCAGTTCGCGATGGGCCCTCAGGACGCCATGCAGGCCGTCGCCAGGGCACGCAGCGCAGAGCGGCGCATCATGCTGTCGCCTGTCAGGACACCGAAGGCGACCACTGGAACTGGGCGGACATCACCAGAAGAGGTCAGTCGTGCCAGGTTCGCTGCGATCGATCCGACGATGCAGGAGCTGTACCGGGAGCACCTATCGAGCGTTGACCCGGCGACCGTGCGCTATTCAGTCGCCCTTGAAGCTCGAGTCAATTACGAGGCCATCCATAACGATCACGTCCTCGCCTGTCGCTTGAAGGACCAGGGCTACACGCTCCGGTCGTTCGATGAGCTGGTCAGCGATAACGCCGTTGTCATTCCGAAGGCTCAGCGGGATAAACAGACAAAACAGGATGAACTGAGCCGTCGGACACAGCTGATCCATGAGGTCATGACTGGTCAGAAGACAATTGTCCAGGCCAGCTCAGAGGCCAACAGGGAAACCAAGGAAGGCACCTGGGTAGACCTGGGAGCAGTAGACCCCAGCAATGCCTATGAGTGGCTACTGCGCGTCAGGGTGCATGACCTGGTCGCTGCAGGGTCATTCACTGTCGATAGCGCTGAGTTCCGCGCGATGGCAGCAGAGGTGCAGAGCCTCGACAAGCACCAGGCACGGCAGCTGCGAGACGTCCTCGGTGGCCGCGTCACCATCCCTGGACCAGACGACGACGTCCCCGCAACGTTCGCCAAGGCGTTGCTCAAGGTGGCGGGGTTCACCACCCAGAGGCAGAGGTTCCGGGTTGATGGCGTCCGTACCTACCGCTTTGAGGTGGTCGCGTTGGAGCTGTCCCCGTTCTTGTAG
- a CDS encoding VanW family protein, with amino-acid sequence MFELSPPIQRNRIRQLLGREFHIAKRKIHWFIGGQSWAARSDSLVIRHRKFHHQSLILRPLHGVALQLQQNKRRNLELAIARLDRVVLRPGDTFSVWKLVGRPSRSKGYLDGLVLKQGKIAQGPGGGLCQLGNLLFWIAGHSPLTLTERWRHGFDVFPDVNRSIPFGAGATLAYNYVDLQLTNHTPYCFRLHLWLDETHLHGELFCDTNYSSTYVLEERHHQIKQQVWGGYSRHNQIFQIQQNMDGSSSEKLLVENHALMLYEPLLTAA; translated from the coding sequence ATGTTTGAACTGTCCCCACCCATTCAGCGCAACAGGATCCGGCAATTGCTGGGGCGTGAGTTCCATATCGCCAAAAGAAAGATCCACTGGTTCATCGGTGGCCAGTCCTGGGCTGCTCGCTCGGACTCCCTGGTGATCCGTCATCGGAAGTTCCACCATCAGTCGTTGATTCTCCGCCCTTTGCATGGGGTTGCTCTGCAGCTTCAGCAGAACAAACGCAGGAATCTCGAGCTGGCCATTGCCCGATTGGACCGTGTTGTTTTGCGCCCTGGCGACACATTTTCAGTGTGGAAGCTGGTTGGTCGTCCCTCCAGAAGCAAGGGTTATCTGGATGGATTGGTTTTAAAACAGGGCAAGATCGCTCAAGGTCCGGGAGGGGGACTTTGTCAGCTGGGTAATCTCCTGTTCTGGATTGCAGGGCACAGTCCTCTCACGCTCACCGAGCGTTGGCGGCATGGATTTGATGTTTTCCCTGATGTGAATCGATCGATTCCTTTCGGGGCAGGAGCAACACTGGCTTACAACTATGTTGACCTTCAGTTGACCAATCACACGCCCTATTGCTTTCGCTTGCATTTATGGCTGGATGAGACGCATCTGCACGGTGAGCTCTTCTGTGACACCAACTATTCCTCGACTTACGTCCTGGAAGAACGTCATCACCAGATCAAGCAACAGGTCTGGGGTGGCTATTCCAGGCACAATCAGATCTTCCAGATTCAACAGAACATGGATGGCTCCAGCTCGGAAAAGTTGCTGGTGGAGAACCATGCTCTGATGCTGTATGAGCCTTTGTTGACAGCGGCTTAA
- a CDS encoding WD40 repeat domain-containing protein — MPDLKAFAPQGMLHEGWTAQVDDYALACGWTGDGDNLLVGDVAGGLSLFAGKTGELIWSKNNIHQGGLLALAIHPKGDLFATSGQDGCVLIWDSQRGEILHSIKPGKGWVEHLAWSVSGDMLAVAASKNVHIYHPDGVERWRTEEHPSTVSAISWSKPDELATACYGKVSFFDITRQQVAQELKWQGSLVSMVLSPDGDIVACGSQDNSVHFWRRSTGLDAEMTGYPGKPSQLAFDQSGQFLATGGSDQIIVWNFQGDGPEGSLPGQLVLHPEPISTLAFAHDGLILASGARDGSVFVWLLDHNGDGNPLGGAFTAEKISAVCWKSDDTALAAIDSDGRVSVWPFKIRG, encoded by the coding sequence ATGCCTGATCTGAAGGCGTTTGCCCCCCAGGGCATGCTTCATGAGGGTTGGACTGCCCAGGTTGATGACTATGCCCTGGCCTGTGGATGGACTGGCGATGGAGACAACCTCCTTGTCGGTGATGTTGCCGGTGGCCTGTCTCTGTTTGCAGGCAAGACAGGTGAACTGATCTGGAGCAAAAACAATATTCACCAGGGCGGTTTATTGGCTCTGGCGATTCATCCGAAAGGAGACCTGTTCGCCACATCCGGTCAAGATGGATGCGTTCTGATCTGGGATAGTCAGCGAGGAGAAATCCTGCATTCGATCAAGCCTGGGAAGGGCTGGGTCGAACATCTCGCCTGGTCAGTCAGCGGCGACATGCTCGCTGTTGCCGCATCAAAAAACGTTCACATCTATCACCCTGATGGAGTTGAAAGATGGCGTACTGAGGAACACCCCAGCACGGTCAGTGCGATCTCCTGGTCGAAGCCTGATGAGCTCGCCACAGCCTGCTACGGAAAGGTCAGCTTCTTTGACATCACCAGGCAACAAGTGGCTCAGGAGCTGAAATGGCAGGGATCGCTGGTCTCCATGGTGCTGAGTCCCGACGGAGACATCGTGGCCTGCGGCAGCCAGGACAATTCCGTGCATTTCTGGCGTCGTTCAACCGGGCTGGATGCTGAGATGACGGGATATCCAGGCAAGCCCAGTCAACTGGCGTTTGATCAGAGCGGTCAGTTTCTGGCCACCGGTGGCAGTGATCAGATCATTGTCTGGAATTTTCAGGGTGATGGACCTGAAGGATCATTGCCTGGGCAGCTTGTACTCCATCCCGAGCCGATTTCGACGCTGGCTTTTGCGCATGATGGACTGATCTTGGCCTCAGGTGCGCGAGATGGTTCGGTGTTCGTCTGGCTGCTTGATCACAATGGTGATGGCAATCCACTGGGAGGTGCCTTCACCGCTGAGAAGATCAGTGCGGTGTGCTGGAAGTCGGACGACACCGCATTGGCGGCAATCGATTCCGATGGACGAGTCTCAGTGTGGCCGTTCAAAATTCGTGGCTGA
- a CDS encoding cupin domain-containing protein: MRKIVFPALAAASVLMAGVVGCTNRDSETTKAAAPATAEAASTEVKTEDKTEVKVEEVFSGSKTLNGTALSYPEGNPELRLYRVEIPVGGKIPMHTHPAPMLVHVQDFESGDLLNTRVQADGTEVSSVFKPGESFIEGSSEPHFVQNNSDKPTIVWVMVASVEGMPTTEWGQ, from the coding sequence ATGCGCAAGATTGTTTTCCCCGCCCTGGCGGCAGCCTCCGTTCTGATGGCGGGTGTTGTCGGTTGCACGAACCGCGACAGCGAAACCACCAAGGCCGCCGCGCCTGCCACCGCCGAGGCCGCTTCAACGGAAGTCAAAACAGAGGACAAGACGGAGGTCAAGGTTGAAGAGGTGTTCAGCGGTTCGAAGACCCTCAACGGCACCGCTCTGAGCTATCCGGAGGGCAATCCTGAGCTCCGCCTCTACAGGGTAGAGATTCCCGTGGGCGGCAAGATCCCCATGCACACCCACCCCGCTCCGATGCTGGTGCATGTGCAGGACTTCGAGTCCGGGGATTTGCTCAACACCCGGGTTCAGGCGGATGGCACCGAGGTGAGCAGCGTGTTCAAGCCCGGCGAAAGCTTCATCGAGGGCTCTTCAGAGCCCCATTTCGTGCAGAACAACAGCGACAAGCCCACGATCGTGTGGGTGATGGTGGCCTCGGTGGAGGGCATGCCCACCACGGAGTGGGGTCAATGA
- a CDS encoding DoxX family protein — MSTPVKPAWVLDFLGRVCLAAVFVNAAPGKITDFAGNAARIASKGIPEPLANILLLAAILVLIAGSILLVFGADTILGASLLLVFLVPTTLIFHAFPFETIPFLMNLALIGALILAITRSTANAAPSFRRVRARAFDSIR; from the coding sequence ATGAGCACCCCCGTCAAGCCCGCCTGGGTTCTGGATTTTCTGGGCCGCGTTTGTCTTGCGGCCGTGTTTGTGAATGCAGCGCCGGGCAAGATCACCGATTTCGCCGGCAACGCCGCACGCATTGCCTCCAAAGGCATTCCCGAGCCGCTGGCGAACATCCTGCTGCTCGCTGCGATCCTGGTGCTGATCGCCGGCTCGATCCTGCTGGTGTTCGGCGCTGACACAATTCTCGGGGCGTCGCTGCTTCTGGTGTTCCTGGTGCCCACCACCCTGATCTTCCACGCCTTCCCGTTTGAGACGATCCCGTTTCTGATGAATCTGGCGCTGATCGGCGCTCTGATCCTGGCGATCACCCGCTCAACGGCCAATGCCGCGCCAAGCTTCCGCAGGGTGCGCGCCAGAGCCTTCGACAGCATCCGCTGA
- a CDS encoding glycosyltransferase family 2 protein translates to MAALLIAALLLVAIAFASCSGLLIALLGLQRVFSIAPCLEAAPEIDLPDTSLCVVIPAYNEAENIAPCLSSVLNSDPPCNEWQVLVVDDDSTDVTAERAMLEASGRNADDPPFELLRAGPRPVGERWVGKNWACTQAMEQVRSHWVLFIDADVRLQPQALRRALAQAIREEADLFSLAPRLSCGCLAEWMVQPIMASLLGLGFPIEATNDPDSAVAFAAGPFMLFRRSAYEAIGGHRALASEVVEDLALARGIKAGGFRLRYLLGLDAVDLRMYADLPSLWEGWTKNWLIGLDRNVGKALGAAGVVVLMFSVPWLLLPSALVLLWLLPQLSVWWLLLLGLSLLGIGQQLALRFWQRRRFDVPLTYWWLMGAGGLLLGAIGPVSVWRTLTGRGWTWKGRQLA, encoded by the coding sequence ATCGCAGCTCTGCTGATCGCAGCTCTGTTGCTGGTGGCCATCGCTTTTGCTTCCTGCTCTGGTCTGTTGATTGCCCTGCTCGGATTGCAGCGGGTCTTTTCGATCGCCCCTTGCCTCGAGGCAGCTCCGGAGATTGATTTGCCGGACACTTCGCTGTGCGTCGTCATCCCCGCCTACAACGAAGCCGAGAACATCGCTCCTTGCTTGAGCAGTGTGCTCAACAGTGATCCTCCTTGCAATGAGTGGCAGGTGCTGGTGGTGGATGACGACTCCACGGATGTCACCGCCGAAAGAGCCATGCTCGAAGCGTCCGGTCGCAACGCTGACGATCCTCCGTTTGAGCTGCTCCGGGCCGGTCCGCGCCCTGTCGGTGAGCGCTGGGTCGGTAAGAACTGGGCCTGCACTCAAGCCATGGAACAGGTGCGCAGCCACTGGGTGCTGTTCATCGATGCCGATGTGCGTCTGCAGCCGCAAGCCTTGCGCCGAGCTCTCGCTCAGGCGATCCGGGAGGAGGCGGATCTGTTCAGCCTGGCGCCGCGGCTTAGCTGCGGCTGCCTGGCCGAATGGATGGTGCAGCCGATCATGGCCAGCCTGCTGGGTCTGGGCTTTCCGATCGAGGCCACCAATGACCCTGATTCGGCGGTGGCCTTCGCGGCAGGGCCGTTCATGCTTTTCCGCCGCAGTGCCTATGAGGCCATCGGCGGACATCGCGCCCTCGCTTCCGAGGTGGTGGAGGATCTGGCCCTGGCCAGGGGCATCAAGGCCGGTGGCTTCCGCTTGCGTTACCTGCTTGGTCTGGATGCTGTTGATCTGCGTATGTATGCCGATCTGCCATCACTCTGGGAGGGGTGGACCAAAAACTGGTTGATCGGACTTGATCGCAATGTGGGCAAGGCTCTCGGTGCCGCAGGCGTGGTTGTGCTGATGTTCAGTGTTCCCTGGCTGCTGCTGCCCTCGGCGCTAGTGCTGCTCTGGCTGTTGCCGCAGTTGTCGGTCTGGTGGCTGCTGTTGCTGGGGTTGTCGTTGCTGGGGATCGGGCAGCAGCTGGCCCTGCGTTTCTGGCAGCGAAGGCGCTTTGATGTGCCGCTCACCTACTGGTGGCTGATGGGTGCCGGCGGCCTGCTGCTGGGAGCGATCGGACCGGTGTCGGTGTGGCGCACGCTCACCGGCCGCGGCTGGACCTGGAAAGGTCGTCAGCTGGCTTGA
- a CDS encoding putative quinol monooxygenase — protein MAKFDASTPFMLLGRIHVKPGCVDDYLKLAEATDAAVQASEPGMLHHTFDQDPDDPLAFVWSEVYANDAAFAVHVSNPTVQEYLQKHAELGDGFSVEVYGTVEAECRTLMESFGLPLKIFESRLGYSRF, from the coding sequence ATGGCAAAATTCGATGCATCCACCCCGTTCATGTTGCTGGGGCGCATTCATGTGAAACCGGGCTGCGTGGATGACTATCTGAAGCTCGCCGAAGCCACCGATGCGGCAGTTCAGGCCAGTGAGCCGGGCATGCTTCATCACACCTTTGATCAGGATCCAGATGATCCGCTGGCCTTCGTCTGGTCCGAGGTCTATGCCAACGATGCAGCCTTCGCAGTGCATGTGAGCAACCCAACGGTTCAGGAGTACCTGCAGAAACATGCCGAACTGGGGGATGGCTTCAGCGTTGAGGTCTACGGCACCGTCGAAGCCGAATGCCGCACCCTGATGGAGTCGTTCGGACTGCCGCTGAAGATCTTTGAAAGCCGACTGGGCTACAGCCGTTTCTGA
- a CDS encoding cupin domain-containing protein, with translation MRAPVLSLITLAGLLFPGAAALAHGSHSPQTVTPASEQRSAPRDAPSRTEKVSVEPLGSLDLSREFAALQGRVLRTRRITIAPGGSVAWHQHQQRPGVAYLINGSLIEIRDDGSGPRALRRKAGDAVFESSGVLHGWRNDSDQPATAVVIDLVPQTQP, from the coding sequence ATGCGAGCTCCTGTCCTGTCGCTGATCACTCTCGCCGGCCTGCTGTTTCCGGGCGCAGCGGCTCTGGCGCACGGGAGCCACAGCCCCCAGACCGTGACACCCGCCAGCGAACAGCGCAGCGCTCCCCGTGATGCACCGTCCAGAACAGAGAAGGTGAGCGTGGAACCGCTGGGCAGCCTCGATCTCTCCAGGGAATTCGCAGCACTGCAAGGTCGAGTGCTGCGCACCCGACGGATCACCATTGCCCCCGGTGGGTCGGTGGCCTGGCATCAGCATCAGCAACGGCCCGGTGTCGCCTACCTGATCAACGGCTCCCTGATCGAGATCCGCGATGACGGATCCGGGCCACGTGCTCTCCGACGCAAGGCCGGAGATGCCGTGTTCGAATCCAGCGGTGTGCTGCATGGCTGGAGAAACGACTCGGATCAACCCGCCACCGCCGTGGTGATCGATCTGGTGCCGCAAACCCAACCATGA
- a CDS encoding recombinase family protein produces the protein MALAYSYRRVSSGGQAQGDKSGLQRQEQALKDWMRRHPEFRLAEELLDPGVSAYTGRNRTQGALGRFLAAARSGSIPKGSVLVVEDHRRFSRQEPLDALESLIRDVWGQGLGFAVCSYQGGSPLFRETTGAQDLAMLSFLFAQAHAESDEKSKWSRGGWRKIYEAQDRGERPRHRNPYWIDRDESLPESPFRLNGHAKSIEAMFRMCLAGMGQTQIADELNMEGFAAPPASKDGRWNRGQVSQRLRDPAVTGLLQRRNSHDIPGYYPSVVDRETFTRAQRAKATRDRKRSTTKARKVHFLFSGLVRCGGCGSLLTYRAAGRYARPGHPGYVTCSDSAGAVAKQGATRCREQLGAWRKTPTINLPLDEAEAMLMATLSLADWQNLFPIQTGPEVEALGRQIRAVNDQLQELSGRIQRGEHRLAEELTKEQPNEIQVSVLTDAISQAREQVPELEREISELNYRLSELRPQDPVLKAQDTVEIVSQFLQHGLQEIPIRMQFNSWLQQLGISWVMSGASIQLHYNRLGPNGFPTDSWGTALGELHALRAMGYERGFAFLFAGKTWFNQLVTGRGGVIKEPGKFPRPVFPPEVVAGLQEIARFRASELGYELDPAGDRSEGRQ, from the coding sequence ATGGCGCTGGCTTATTCCTATCGCCGCGTTTCCAGTGGTGGCCAGGCACAAGGCGATAAGTCAGGTCTTCAGCGCCAGGAGCAGGCTCTGAAGGATTGGATGCGCAGGCATCCCGAGTTTCGTCTTGCTGAGGAACTTCTCGATCCAGGCGTCAGCGCTTACACCGGTCGGAACCGCACCCAAGGGGCGCTGGGGCGGTTTCTAGCGGCAGCTCGCTCTGGTTCTATCCCGAAGGGGTCCGTGCTGGTCGTCGAGGATCACAGGCGCTTCTCCAGGCAAGAGCCTCTGGATGCACTGGAGTCTCTGATCCGGGATGTCTGGGGGCAGGGGCTTGGGTTTGCGGTCTGCAGCTATCAGGGTGGCTCTCCTCTGTTCAGAGAGACGACTGGGGCCCAAGACCTCGCCATGCTGTCGTTCCTCTTCGCACAGGCTCATGCCGAGAGCGACGAGAAGTCGAAATGGTCTCGTGGTGGTTGGCGCAAGATCTACGAAGCACAGGACCGTGGTGAGAGACCACGGCATCGCAATCCTTACTGGATTGACCGTGATGAGTCGTTGCCTGAGAGCCCATTTCGCTTGAACGGCCATGCCAAGTCGATCGAGGCCATGTTCAGAATGTGCCTGGCGGGGATGGGCCAGACGCAGATTGCCGACGAGCTGAATATGGAGGGCTTTGCAGCTCCTCCAGCCTCTAAGGACGGTCGTTGGAACCGTGGTCAGGTGAGTCAACGGTTAAGGGACCCCGCTGTCACCGGCTTGTTGCAGCGAAGAAACAGCCATGACATTCCGGGCTATTACCCCTCTGTTGTTGACCGGGAGACCTTCACAAGAGCCCAACGGGCCAAGGCAACGCGTGATCGGAAGCGTTCAACGACCAAGGCGCGGAAAGTTCATTTCCTGTTCAGTGGTTTGGTTCGTTGTGGGGGTTGTGGGTCTCTGTTGACTTACAGGGCGGCCGGTCGATACGCCAGACCCGGGCATCCCGGTTACGTCACCTGTTCTGACAGTGCTGGTGCGGTCGCAAAGCAGGGTGCGACGCGATGTCGTGAGCAGCTTGGTGCTTGGAGGAAGACGCCGACCATCAATCTTCCTTTAGATGAGGCCGAGGCGATGCTGATGGCGACCTTGTCGTTGGCTGATTGGCAGAACCTTTTCCCCATCCAGACGGGGCCGGAAGTGGAGGCCTTAGGCAGGCAAATCCGTGCTGTAAACGATCAGCTTCAGGAGCTCAGTGGGAGAATTCAGCGCGGTGAACATCGTCTTGCTGAAGAGCTGACGAAAGAGCAGCCCAACGAGATTCAGGTCTCTGTTCTGACCGATGCCATCTCTCAGGCTCGTGAGCAAGTTCCAGAGCTCGAGAGAGAGATTTCAGAGTTGAACTACAGGCTCAGCGAGTTACGTCCTCAGGACCCTGTTCTGAAGGCGCAGGACACAGTCGAGATTGTCTCCCAGTTTCTTCAGCATGGGCTTCAAGAGATTCCCATAAGGATGCAGTTCAACTCTTGGCTGCAGCAGCTCGGGATTTCGTGGGTCATGAGTGGAGCCTCGATTCAGCTTCACTACAACCGGCTTGGTCCCAATGGGTTTCCGACGGATTCCTGGGGGACTGCGCTTGGAGAGCTGCATGCCCTGCGAGCGATGGGTTACGAGCGCGGCTTTGCCTTCTTGTTTGCTGGCAAGACTTGGTTCAATCAACTCGTGACAGGACGAGGAGGGGTGATTAAGGAGCCTGGCAAGTTTCCGCGGCCTGTCTTCCCCCCAGAGGTTGTGGCTGGTCTCCAAGAGATTGCTCGCTTCCGTGCATCAGAGCTTGGTTACGAACTTGATCCTGCAGGTGACAGAAGTGAGGGACGACAATGA
- a CDS encoding GAF domain-containing protein, producing the protein MKTALIPEFEQERLKALSEYRILGTRPEQSYDDITHIASLVCETPIALLSLVDSDRQWFKSKVGIEDEETPRDWSFCAHAIHTNQPLIVNDALQDERFVDNPLVCGDPKIRFYAGFPLNNETEHRIGTLCVIDRTPNQLSANQLQIMEALSRQVVAFLDLRKRSMNLLDSFCLESKPSGIISTCSYCRKAKDERGDWVHLDQYLAKRSTLSFSHGICDSCIEEHFPEVLEAWQAESRESGQPVQKPAQVLSDEV; encoded by the coding sequence ATGAAAACCGCTCTCATCCCTGAATTCGAACAGGAGCGCCTCAAGGCCCTGAGTGAATACAGGATTCTCGGTACGCGCCCTGAGCAGTCGTACGACGACATCACACACATCGCCTCACTGGTGTGTGAAACACCGATTGCACTGCTGAGCCTGGTGGACAGTGACAGGCAGTGGTTCAAGTCGAAGGTGGGCATCGAGGACGAGGAGACCCCCAGAGACTGGTCGTTCTGCGCCCATGCCATCCACACCAACCAGCCCCTGATCGTGAACGATGCGCTTCAGGATGAGCGGTTCGTCGATAACCCGCTCGTCTGTGGTGATCCCAAGATCAGGTTCTATGCCGGCTTTCCGCTCAACAACGAAACAGAGCACCGAATCGGCACCTTGTGCGTGATTGACCGCACGCCCAACCAGCTTTCAGCCAATCAGCTGCAGATCATGGAAGCCCTCTCCCGCCAGGTGGTGGCGTTCCTGGATCTGAGAAAACGGTCGATGAATCTGCTTGATTCGTTCTGCCTGGAAAGCAAGCCTTCGGGAATCATCTCCACGTGCAGCTACTGCCGCAAAGCCAAGGACGAGCGGGGCGACTGGGTGCATCTCGATCAGTATCTGGCCAAACGCAGCACACTGAGCTTCTCCCATGGCATCTGCGACAGCTGCATCGAAGAGCACTTCCCTGAAGTCCTGGAGGCCTGGCAGGCAGAGAGCCGCGAGTCCGGACAACCCGTTCAGAAACCAGCGCAGGTGCTCAGTGATGAGGTCTGA